The following coding sequences lie in one Apium graveolens cultivar Ventura chromosome 3, ASM990537v1, whole genome shotgun sequence genomic window:
- the LOC141712830 gene encoding branched-chain amino acid aminotransferase 2, chloroplastic-like, giving the protein MVGGGALLAGLQNPNLIQAHSKTLLPPSLFTDNKLSFFSSQSLKVQKQSHFASLKTCAVEFTSAVSNGPSPLADIDWDNLGFGFLPTDFMYMMKCAQGETFCDGELQRFGNIELSPSAGILNYGQGLFEGLKAYKTEDGNVLLFRPEENGERLSLGAERMCMPSPSVEQFVKAVKETVLANERWIPPPGKGSLYIRPLLMGSGSVLGLAPAPEYTFMIYVSPVGNYFKEGLSPINLIVETEMHRATPGGTGGVKTIGNYAAVLKAQSAAKAKGYSDVLYLDSIEKKYLEEVSSCNVFVVKGNVISTPAIKGTILPGITRKSIIDVARSLGFQAEERKVTVDELLDADEVFVTGTAVVVSPVGSITYFGKRVSYGSSGVGVVTQQLYSALTRLQMGLEEDNMNWIVKLK; this is encoded by the exons ATGGTGGGCGGCGGCGCTTTATTGGCAGGCCTTCAAAACCCAAATCTTATTCAAGCCCATTCAAAAACCCTTTTGCCCCCTTCACTTTTTACTGACAATAAACTCTCTTTTTTCTCTTCTCAATCTCTCAAG GTTCAGAAGCAGTCTCATTTTGCTTCATTAAAGACTTGTGCTGTTGAATTCACTTCTGCTGTCAG CAATGGTCCATCACCATTAGCTGACATTGATTGGGACAatcttggatttgggtttttGCCTACTGATTTTATGTATATGATGAAATGTGCTCAAGGCGAAACTTTTTGTGATGGTGAATTACAACGGTTTGGGAACATTGAATTGAGCCCGTCTGCTGGAATCCTGAATTATGGACAA GGATTATTTGAAGGCCTGAAAGCTTATAAGACTGAAGATGGAAATGTTTTACTGTTTCGTCCGGAGGAGAATGGTGAGCGCCTGAGTTTGGGTGCAGAGCGCATGTGCATGCCTTCGCCAAGTGTTGAACAATTTGTGAAAGCTGTAAAGGAAACTGTTTTAGCAAATGAAAGATGG ATACCTCCTCCTGGAAAAGGTTCATTATATATAAGGCCATTGCTAATGGGAAGTGGTTCTGTTCTTGGTCTTGCACCAGCTCCTGAGTATACCTTTATGATTTATGTCTCTCCTGTTGGTAACTACTTCAAG GAAGGCTTGTCTCCAATAAATTTGATTGTTGAAACTGAAATGCACAGAGCAACCCCTGGTGGTACTGGAGGTGTGAAGACTATAGGAAACTATGCTGCA GTTCTAAAGGCACAAAGTGCTGCAAAAGCCAAAGGCTACTCTGATGTTCTATACCTGGACAGTATAGAGAAGAAGTACCTAGAAGAGGTTTCGTCTTGTAACGTTTTTGTTGTAAAG GGTAATGTCATATCAACTCCTGCAATTAAAGGGACTATTCTTCCTGGAATCACTCGGAAGAGTATTATCGATGTTGCTCGTAGCCTAGGATTTCAG GCGGAGGAGCGAAAGGTAACTGTAGATGAATTGCTTGATGCTGATGAAGTTTTTGTTACTGGAACAGCTGTTGTTGTATCACCTGTGGGCAGCATAACTTACTTTGGTAAAAG GGTATCTTATGGAAGCTCCGGGGTTGGGGTGGTAACACAGCAACTATATTCTGCCTTGACAAGACTACAAATGGGTCTTGAAGAGGACAATATGAATTGGATTGTCAAGCTGAAGTAG